A stretch of Bombus vancouverensis nearcticus chromosome 13, iyBomVanc1_principal, whole genome shotgun sequence DNA encodes these proteins:
- the LOC117161077 gene encoding tubulin epsilon chain, with product MSQFISVQVGQCGNQIGSAFWPLALHEYGIQTTNTGMNLLKTQRSHIKDMSDLSDAFDSFFVIPENTRNLCFKSITDLKRAKVKARAILIDMEDSVIGGLRKGPVRDLFDQTSIVTNYPGSANNWAVGYHTYGTEYHDKLEDTIRRMAEECSRLHGFLIMHSLGGGTGSGLGTAVLKLLANNYPTVDRLVSCVYPIVMQDVVTAPYNVLLSTRELIDYATCVFPIENESLLDICNAQLKIKSNIDQINYNISCKPFQDMNSIVANMLLHLTSGSRFPGNLNMDMNEIATNLVPYPKLHYIFSSVSPLALSAPTMCNMRETKLIDEIFTNAWSRNNQLIKIDPLRSGSMILSAAHIARGNCPVNDLKRNIERFRKKVTFTEWSNEAMKIGLCSVPPAGHSTSLLSLLNSSSMISLFKNIIEQFTRLYRRKAHVYHYTQVCGFEETHFIDSKEVISNLIMQYTEVQSQTQKNISRLQIV from the exons ATGAGTCAATTCATTTCGGTACAAG TTGGACAATGTGGAAATCAAATTGGTTCAGCATTTTGGCCTTTGGCGTTACACGAGTACGGTATACAAACAACAAATACTGGGATGAATTTACTTAAAACGCAACGAAGCCACATTAAAGATATGAGCGATTTGTCTGATGCGTTTGATAGTTTCTTTGTTATACCTGAGAATACACGCAATTTATGCTTTAAAAGTATAACCGACTTAAAACGAGCTAAAGTCAAAGCTAGG GCAATATTGATAGATATGGAGGATAGTGTCATAGGAGGGTTAAGGAAAGGACCTGTGCGTGACTTGTTTGATCAGACTTCCATTGTAACAAATTATCCAGGATCTGCGAATAATTG GGCTGTAGGTTATCATACCTATGGTACAGAGTATCATGATAAATTAGAAGATACTATCAGACGTATGGCAGAAGAATGTTCTAGGTTACATGGTTTTCTAATAATGCATTCTCTTGGAGGTGGTACTGGTTCTGGATTAGGAACAGCTGTTCTAAAGCTACTGGCCAATAATTATCCTACTGTAGAtag ACTAGTATCTTGCGTATACCCAATTGTTATGCAAGATGTTGTTACAGCTCCATATAATGTATTGTTGTCAACTCGAGAGCTTATAGATTATGCGACTTGTGTATTTCCTATTGAAAACGAATCCCTTTTGGATATATGCAATGcacaattgaaaataaaaagtaacatAGATCAGATAAACTATAACATCTCGTGTAAACCATTTCAAGATATGAACAGCATTGTTGCAAATATGCTTCTTCATTTAACAAG CGGATCTAGGTTCCCTGGCAATTTAAATATGGATATGAACGAAATAGCGACGAATCTTGTACCGTACCcaaaattacattatatatttaGCAGCGTTAGTCCATTAGCATTATCAGCGCCGACGATGTGCAATATGCGAGAAACAAA GCTAATAGATGAAATATTTACCAATGCATGGTCACGAAATAATCAATTGATTAAAATAGACCCGCTACGATCAGGTTCTATGATTTTAAGCGCTGCACATATCGCTAGAGGAAACTGCCCTGTAAACGATTTAAAACGAAACATCGAGAG ATTTCGGAAAAAAGTTACGTTCACAGAGTGGAGCAACGAAGCTATGAAAATAGGTTTGTGTTCTGTACCTCCAGCTGGGCACTCAACCTCTTTGTTGAGTCTTTTAAACTCTTCCTCGATGATATCGTTATTTAAAAACATAATAGAACAGTTTACTAGACTGTATAGAAGGAAG GCACATGTGTATCACTACACGCAAGTATGCGGTTTTGAAGAAACGCATTTCATTGATAGTAAAGAGGTAATCTCAAACTTAATTATGCAGTACACAGAAGTGCAAAGCCAAACTCAGAAGAATATTTCTCGGTTACAGATCGTTTAA